The Devosia sp. A16 genome includes a window with the following:
- the pepN gene encoding aminopeptidase N: MRGENEETVFLKDYAETPYAIEKVELDVRIAPDTSVIRAMLTLVPRPNTPPGTPLVLDGEDLTLRTVAIDGLPQALTAYEVTSGGLTVHQPPNKRFVLETEVAVEPEKNLRLMGLYRSNGTWCTQCEPEGFRRITYYLDRPDVLAPFKVRMTADQALAPILLSNGNLVETGALPDGRHFAVWEDPFPKPAYLFAMVAGDLGSIHDEFTTASGRKVALGIYCAHGKESECLYAMDSLKRSMAWDERRFGREYDLDIFNIVAVSDFNFGAMENKGLNIFNDKLVFAKPESATDADYINIESVIAHEYFHNWTGDRITCRDWFQLCLKEGLTVYRDQEFSMDERSRPVNRIDDVRQLRQTQFPEDGGPLAHPARPDRYKEINNFYTATVYEKGAEIVRMLATLLGEAGFRKGMDLYFERHDGEATTIEAFIKVFEDSSGQDLKQFQQWYLQAGTPAVSVTDRFDAATQTYTLDIVQENKPTPGQEEKQPMVLPIKFGLIGPNGSPMSWSSVSGAEVRDDLIVMDSGKVSLTFNGVPNRPVPSLFRGFSAPVTLSTNASEADQLFLARHDTDPFNRWQALQDVSMRLLTQAVAGKAWSDTQVAAIADALEETLASKELDAAYKALALGLPNEQTIAREIGSDVDPDRIHEVRNGLVAALVAHLAPTLEKVYLTNDSRLAYSPDFQQTGRRSMKNTALGLLVLGKAEGADRLAREQYERALSMTDRLSALSTVVQSWTGDAATLLADFRQKYTADPLVLDKWLSLNAIAADDGALDRIRSILAAPDFPQNNPNRLRALMATFGMNNPTQFARKDGAGFRFLAEFVGDVDKRNPQVAARVLTAFRVWRSFESVRRGEAERALKSLQETGDLSRNTADILERTLAG, translated from the coding sequence ATGCGCGGCGAGAACGAAGAGACGGTCTTCCTCAAGGATTATGCCGAGACCCCCTACGCGATCGAAAAGGTCGAACTGGATGTCAGGATCGCCCCCGATACCTCGGTGATCCGCGCCATGCTGACGCTCGTGCCGCGGCCCAATACCCCGCCCGGAACGCCGCTGGTGCTCGACGGCGAAGACCTCACCTTGCGCACCGTCGCCATCGACGGCCTGCCGCAAGCGCTCACCGCCTACGAGGTCACCTCGGGCGGGCTCACTGTCCACCAGCCGCCCAACAAGCGCTTCGTGCTCGAGACCGAAGTGGCGGTCGAGCCGGAGAAGAACCTCCGGCTGATGGGCCTTTACCGCTCCAACGGCACCTGGTGCACGCAATGCGAGCCGGAGGGCTTCCGCCGCATCACCTATTATCTTGACCGTCCCGACGTGCTGGCGCCGTTCAAGGTGCGGATGACCGCCGACCAGGCGCTCGCGCCGATCCTCCTCTCCAACGGCAACCTCGTCGAAACCGGCGCCCTGCCCGATGGCCGGCACTTCGCGGTGTGGGAAGACCCGTTCCCCAAGCCGGCCTATCTGTTCGCCATGGTGGCGGGCGATCTCGGCTCGATCCACGACGAGTTCACCACCGCCTCGGGCCGCAAGGTAGCGCTCGGCATCTACTGCGCGCATGGCAAGGAGAGCGAATGCCTTTACGCCATGGACTCGCTCAAGCGCTCGATGGCCTGGGACGAACGCCGGTTCGGACGCGAGTACGATCTCGACATCTTCAACATCGTCGCCGTCTCCGATTTCAACTTCGGCGCGATGGAGAACAAGGGCCTCAACATCTTCAACGACAAGCTGGTGTTCGCCAAGCCGGAGAGCGCCACCGATGCCGACTACATCAACATCGAGAGCGTCATCGCGCACGAGTACTTCCATAATTGGACAGGCGACAGAATCACTTGCCGCGACTGGTTCCAGCTCTGCCTAAAGGAAGGCCTGACGGTTTACCGCGATCAGGAGTTCTCGATGGACGAGCGCTCGCGCCCGGTGAACCGCATCGACGACGTGCGCCAGTTGCGTCAGACGCAGTTCCCCGAGGATGGCGGGCCGCTGGCCCATCCGGCGCGGCCCGACCGCTACAAGGAGATCAACAACTTCTATACGGCCACCGTCTACGAGAAGGGCGCCGAGATCGTCCGCATGCTGGCGACGCTGCTCGGCGAGGCCGGCTTCCGCAAGGGCATGGACCTCTATTTCGAGCGCCATGACGGCGAGGCGACGACCATCGAGGCCTTCATCAAGGTGTTCGAGGATTCCTCGGGCCAGGATCTCAAGCAGTTCCAGCAATGGTACCTGCAGGCCGGCACGCCGGCTGTCAGCGTCACCGACCGGTTCGACGCCGCGACTCAGACCTACACGCTCGACATCGTGCAGGAGAACAAGCCGACTCCCGGCCAGGAGGAGAAGCAGCCGATGGTGCTGCCGATCAAGTTCGGGCTCATCGGCCCGAACGGCAGTCCGATGAGCTGGAGCTCGGTGTCGGGCGCCGAGGTGCGCGACGACCTGATCGTCATGGACAGCGGCAAGGTCAGCCTCACCTTCAATGGCGTTCCCAACCGCCCGGTGCCATCGCTGTTCCGCGGCTTCTCGGCGCCGGTGACACTGAGCACCAACGCCAGCGAGGCCGACCAGTTGTTCCTCGCGCGGCACGATACCGACCCGTTCAACCGCTGGCAGGCGCTGCAGGACGTCTCGATGCGGCTGCTCACCCAGGCTGTTGCCGGCAAGGCCTGGAGCGACACGCAGGTTGCCGCCATCGCCGACGCCCTCGAAGAGACGCTGGCCTCCAAGGAACTGGATGCTGCCTACAAGGCGTTGGCGCTGGGTCTCCCCAACGAGCAGACCATTGCCCGCGAGATCGGCAGCGATGTTGACCCCGACCGGATCCATGAGGTGCGCAACGGGCTGGTGGCCGCGCTGGTGGCGCACCTCGCCCCGACGCTGGAGAAGGTCTACCTGACCAATGACAGCCGCCTCGCCTATTCGCCGGATTTCCAGCAGACCGGACGGCGGTCGATGAAGAACACCGCCCTGGGCCTGCTGGTCCTCGGCAAGGCCGAGGGTGCGGACCGACTGGCGCGCGAACAGTATGAGCGCGCCCTCAGCATGACGGACCGGCTCTCGGCGCTGTCGACGGTGGTCCAGTCGTGGACCGGGGATGCTGCGACACTGCTGGCGGACTTCCGCCAGAAATACACCGCAGACCCCCTGGTGCTCGACAAGTGGCTGTCGCTCAACGCGATCGCCGCGGACGACGGGGCGCTGGACCGCATCCGCTCGATCCTCGCCGCACCGGATTTCCCGCAGAACAACCCCAACCGGCTAAGAGCCCTCATGGCGACGTTCGGCATGAACAACCCGACGCAGTTCGCCCGTAAGGACGGCGCCGGCTTCCGCTTCCTCGCCGAGTTCGTCGGCGACGTCGACAAGCGCAACCCGCAGGTCGCAGCAAGGGTGCTTACGGCCTTCCGCGTATGGCGCAGCTTCGAATCCGTACGTCGCGGCGAAGCCGAGAGGGCCCTGAAATCATTGCAGGAAACCGGCGATCTCAGCCGCAACACCGCCGACATCCTGGAGCGAACGCTCGCTGGTTAA
- a CDS encoding ABC transporter ATP-binding protein, which produces MFKWFEDRLNPYPQGEPTQPPKGLVAFCLHYCMGAKRWLIAMAVLGAAIAAGEIALFGFMGSLVDWLSTADKATFLQTEGWKLGLMALVLLVGLPLLQIVDTHIIHQTLIGNLPQRIRWMAHRYLLRQSMSYFQDEFAGRIGAKLMQTALAVREVVMKLLDVTVFVVVYFAGAVVLAAMSDPWLAVPFLVWLAAYVALLVKYVPQLGKISEAQADARSLMTGRIVDSYTNIATVKLFSHSRREEAYAHEAMDQFMGTVHRQMRMIAFLQIVIPLMNNILLFAVVCVGINQWIFAGMTPGAIAVAAALVLRFQGMSQWVMWEMSALFENIGIVRDGINSISLPRVVADQPDARPLGPVKGDVRFEDVGFHYGKQSGVIDHLNLSIKPGEKIGLVGRSGAGKSTIVNLLLRFYDRESGRITIDGTDIATVQQDTLREQIGVVTQDTSLLHRSVRENILYGRPDATEEDMLAAARLAEADTFIDGLVDLKGRKGYDAHVGERGVKLSGGQRQRIAIARVLLKNAPILVLDEATSALDSEVEAAIQGQLQLLMRNKTVIAIAHRLSTIAMMDRLVVLEQGKIVEQGTHAELIALGGVYAKLWARQSGGFIEMDAQEEAAE; this is translated from the coding sequence GTGTTCAAGTGGTTCGAGGATCGGCTGAACCCCTATCCGCAGGGGGAGCCGACGCAGCCGCCCAAGGGCCTGGTCGCCTTCTGCCTGCACTATTGCATGGGCGCCAAGCGCTGGCTGATCGCCATGGCGGTTCTGGGCGCCGCGATCGCTGCTGGTGAGATTGCGCTGTTCGGCTTCATGGGTTCGCTGGTCGATTGGCTGAGCACTGCCGACAAGGCGACCTTCCTTCAGACCGAGGGCTGGAAGCTCGGGCTGATGGCGCTGGTGCTGCTGGTCGGCCTGCCGCTGCTGCAGATCGTCGACACCCACATCATTCACCAGACGCTGATCGGCAATCTGCCGCAGCGCATCCGCTGGATGGCGCACCGCTATCTGCTGCGCCAGTCGATGAGCTACTTCCAGGACGAGTTCGCCGGCCGTATCGGCGCCAAGCTGATGCAGACGGCCCTCGCCGTGCGCGAAGTGGTGATGAAACTGCTCGACGTCACGGTGTTCGTGGTCGTCTACTTCGCCGGCGCCGTAGTGCTGGCGGCGATGAGCGACCCCTGGCTGGCCGTGCCGTTCCTCGTCTGGCTCGCCGCCTATGTGGCGCTGCTGGTCAAATACGTGCCGCAACTGGGCAAGATCTCCGAGGCGCAGGCGGACGCACGCTCGTTGATGACCGGTCGTATAGTCGACAGCTACACCAACATCGCCACCGTCAAGCTGTTCTCGCATTCGCGGCGCGAGGAAGCCTATGCGCATGAGGCGATGGACCAGTTCATGGGCACCGTGCACCGGCAGATGCGGATGATCGCGTTCTTGCAGATCGTCATCCCGCTGATGAACAACATCCTGCTCTTCGCGGTGGTCTGCGTGGGCATCAACCAGTGGATCTTTGCCGGCATGACTCCGGGCGCCATCGCCGTGGCGGCGGCCCTGGTGCTGCGCTTCCAGGGCATGAGCCAGTGGGTGATGTGGGAGATGTCGGCGCTGTTCGAGAACATCGGCATCGTGCGCGACGGCATCAACTCGATCTCGCTGCCGCGCGTCGTCGCCGACCAGCCCGATGCCAGGCCGCTCGGCCCGGTGAAGGGCGACGTGCGCTTCGAGGATGTCGGCTTCCACTATGGCAAGCAGTCTGGCGTCATCGACCACCTGAACCTCTCGATCAAGCCGGGCGAGAAGATCGGTCTCGTCGGCCGTTCCGGCGCCGGCAAGTCCACCATCGTCAACCTGCTGCTGCGCTTCTACGACCGCGAGAGCGGCCGGATCACCATCGACGGTACCGACATCGCCACCGTGCAGCAGGATACCCTGCGCGAGCAGATCGGCGTGGTGACGCAGGATACTTCGCTGCTGCACCGTTCGGTGCGGGAGAACATCCTCTACGGTCGCCCCGATGCGACCGAAGAGGACATGCTCGCCGCGGCGCGCCTTGCCGAGGCCGACACCTTCATCGACGGGCTGGTCGATCTCAAGGGCCGCAAGGGCTACGACGCCCATGTCGGCGAGCGCGGCGTCAAGCTCTCAGGCGGCCAGCGCCAGCGTATCGCCATCGCCCGGGTGCTCTTGAAAAACGCGCCGATCCTGGTGCTCGACGAAGCGACCTCGGCGCTCGACAGCGAGGTCGAGGCGGCGATCCAGGGCCAGTTGCAGCTGCTGATGCGCAACAAGACGGTGATCGCCATCGCGCATCGGCTTTCGACCATCGCCATGATGGATCGGCTGGTGGTGCTCGAGCAGGGCAAGATCGTCGAGCAGGGCACCCATGCCGAACTGATCGCGCTGGGCGGCGTCTATGCCAAGCTCTGGGCCCGCCAGTCCGGCGGCTTCATCGAGATGGATGCTCAGGAGGAGGCCGCGGAGTGA
- a CDS encoding sensor histidine kinase, whose product MRPTEQSGDEAKRFRTPDGLMRGNWLRRTLIGVLERLLTRLTGRKPTAGYASLIETLPFGVACWGTDACLIASNSRFAERLGVTPDALAAGAAYHEVVKSLAQGGYMQSVREDWQNRLLELHREDGSTLLIEERPLEGSGFVTLVMDVTESRRTNQLLTSIREEQRLLARRYHEEKLRAEAASRSKTSFLAHLSHDIRTPLNHIIGFADMMRQQPYGPLGDPRYLSYVEAVKSSGERLLGFFGSILELAELEGGRREMRADRFTADELLVGVFRRFAGQAQHAGVIFGLGGPCNALLTADRFALERMVSNLVENAVRFTPRGGKVTLAAYAGSDGVVLEITDTGIGMTAERLATLSQPFVFGDAALTRDREGAGLGIAIARAIAELSGGHLAIDSRQGLGTTVAVSLPVLADQEAKAA is encoded by the coding sequence ATGCGGCCGACGGAGCAATCCGGCGACGAGGCGAAGCGATTCCGCACGCCTGATGGACTGATGCGCGGCAACTGGCTGCGGCGCACACTCATCGGCGTGCTGGAGCGACTGCTCACCCGTCTCACGGGTCGCAAACCGACGGCCGGCTATGCCTCGCTGATCGAAACCCTGCCGTTCGGCGTCGCCTGCTGGGGCACCGATGCCTGCCTGATCGCCAGCAACAGCCGTTTTGCCGAACGGCTTGGCGTCACCCCGGACGCGCTTGCCGCCGGCGCCGCCTACCACGAGGTGGTGAAGAGCCTCGCGCAGGGCGGCTATATGCAGTCGGTACGCGAGGACTGGCAGAACCGGCTGCTCGAACTGCATCGAGAAGACGGGTCCACCCTGCTGATCGAAGAGCGCCCGCTCGAGGGCTCGGGCTTCGTCACTCTGGTGATGGACGTCACCGAGAGCCGCCGCACCAACCAGTTGCTGACCTCGATCCGCGAGGAACAGCGCCTGCTGGCCCGGCGCTACCACGAGGAAAAGCTGCGCGCCGAGGCCGCCAGCCGGTCCAAGACCAGCTTCCTTGCGCATCTCAGCCACGATATCCGCACGCCGCTCAACCACATTATCGGCTTTGCCGACATGATGCGGCAGCAGCCCTACGGGCCGCTGGGCGACCCGCGCTATCTGAGCTACGTCGAGGCAGTGAAGTCGTCCGGCGAGCGGCTGCTCGGGTTTTTCGGCTCGATTCTCGAACTGGCCGAACTGGAAGGCGGTCGCCGCGAGATGCGGGCCGACCGGTTCACTGCCGACGAACTGCTGGTGGGGGTGTTTCGCCGGTTCGCCGGCCAGGCGCAGCATGCCGGAGTGATCTTCGGGCTCGGCGGCCCGTGCAACGCCCTGCTGACGGCCGACCGCTTCGCGCTCGAGCGCATGGTCTCGAACCTCGTCGAAAACGCCGTGCGCTTCACCCCGCGCGGCGGCAAGGTCACCCTTGCGGCCTATGCGGGCAGCGACGGCGTCGTGCTCGAGATCACCGACACCGGCATCGGCATGACCGCCGAACGCCTCGCCACCCTGTCGCAACCCTTCGTCTTCGGCGACGCTGCCCTGACCCGCGACCGCGAAGGCGCCGGGCTCGGCATCGCCATCGCGCGCGCCATCGCCGAGCTGAGCGGGGGGCACCTCGCCATCGACAGCCGCCAGGGGCTCGGCACCACGGTGGCGGTCAGCCTGCCGGTGCTGGCTGACCAAGAGGCGAAGGCGGCTTA